The Solanum lycopersicum chromosome 2, SLM_r2.1 DNA window CTGAGTTGTAACGCTTCTCCAAGAATCTTTATGTACTTCCCGATTTCCTTCTGAGGTAAATTGGCCGCAACTGATATTTCCTAGTTATCAATTAATCCAAATTAGAAAAGCACAGAAAAATCAGAAAGTTCATGGAAgtttttttatgaaatgcatCTCAGACTACCACTCAGTTGCAAAAAATAAGCATCCAGTGGAAGAGGCGAAAAAAGCCAAATGTTCAGTTGACCTACAATTGGAAGAATGTCtgattatttcaaattaaacaTGGTATACAAATTACAATCAACAACCATTGACAAAGACACACTagcataatataaaaaatgacaagTTAGCAATATTGAgacccctctctctctctctctctagctCACTTACTACAAGAATGACAATTGACAATAGTAACACAATGGCAGTACTTCACATTCAATACATGAATGTTGCTTTCCACATTGTCATTGCTATTTTGAAGCACTGTTCTATTTCACGGAGTATATGTTTAAAATAGACCAagaaacaaaattcaaattgtgagCTTAAGGTTATTGACCATTTACTTGGGTTTAAGTGCAATCAAATGGGTAGTATCTCTAAACCACTTTAAAGTTAGCAGCAAATTTATTGTTGATGGTCAATCCCAGGGCATATCATCGATGCAACTATACTGCAACTCCAGGTTCGGCACACTAATAAAGGAAACAAGGAAAGGGAAGAGGAAAGAAGTACAAGAGTTCCCTCATAGAAAAACACAGGAAAAGAACATTGGGTGGGGGACTGGGTGAGGGGGGGGGGTGAGGAGGAAGAAGTTCCCTTACAGCCCACCAAAAGTTTCCtgtcttttctcttctatttCCCTCTTTGTTCTTTGTTTTTTCCCTTCCATGATTTTCTACATATAGGGTATCTTCCACTTAAGATAAGAAAGAGGAAAAGTAGTAAGTGAAAAAGAGAGGTTTGGAGAAGGCAAAAGGTTATCAACATTAGAATAAACCCTAGGATGGAAATAAGCTTGAACAAGAGAACAAGAAAGGAAATAGCAATACGAAACAAACTACAATCACAAAGGTTCAGCTGAATCAGTTGGTGCACTGAGAAAAACGAAGTTACATAGCTGCAATTACCAGTGTTGTGAAAGGCGATTGCCTCGTCGCCAATGGCGAGAGGCGAGGCGACCCTTCATTGCTTTTTAGCTTTGTGGCGAGGCCATCTTCGACAGGCGACGCCATTACGACAAAGGCGAGAGGCGAGAAAGGCGTCGCATTTTGTATTTTCGTTAAAAAAGGCGACAAATTTAGGATTTTAAAAGCTAAAAGGTACATTTAGGGTTTTCGACTACACTCCTCCGACGGCCAGCCAGACTTCTCTGGCAACTCCAAAGTCCAATCAAtacatatttcttcttttcttcttcttcctcagtTCTTTTCCTTGTTCTTCCTCAGATTTCAGAGTCACTTCTACCTCTGTTTTGacttatattctttttttttctcattcaagTTCTAGACTTTTAACATGTACTatctattttgagtttttgaattgaaatattaGCTAATATGTTATTGCTATTGAGATTTTTGGCATAGTATTTATGGCATCCATTTACCAATTTAACATACCTGGAGAGTTCTCGGCTCTTGGGCTTCCCTGATAGCGTGCACAAGAGCAGCAGTAGCAAGCGCTTCAACACTCCGATTCCTTAAGCAAGTTGCTGAAGAACAATCCCTGAAGAGCTGAAACGCGTGGTCCGAAATATCAGAATCCAGTCGCAGAATAGAAGCCACATCAATAATCTGCAAATAAGCCCGGAGATTTTCCACCACGACAGAAGAAGAGGACGAACTGGAGGAAGTTGACGTCATTTCGAGGACCCGCTCGAGCTCTGCAAGGTGACCGGCGAATGAAATGGAGGATTGGGCAAATACTGGGTAGGGTTCGAGAGACCAAGTAGAGAAAGTGGTGATGAAACCAGTGGGTTCAAATGGGTCTTCATCGTCGTTAGTGGCGGAGATGGGAAGAGTGGGGAGATCAGAAGTAGCCAGGCACAGAGGAGAATCTTGGGCACGGGTATGAAAAAGATGGTGGGATTGGGTTAATCGCTCCTCCACTACCCGGCCGCAGGATGTGCACTCGGTTATCGGTCTGCCACTGGTGCTGCTGGTACACCGCCCTTGCTCCGCCGAGCAGTACGGACACCGCATTTTTCTGATTTCAACTAGCTAGGCGTGGGGAATTGCAGTACTGCTCCTGCTGGACCCAATTATTTGTAGAACAGTTTTGGTAACCGGTGCTGTAATATTTAAAGTTTTGTAATCGAAAATGTGACTAATCATTACCATTAAATATGACTTATAAATTGTTATTATCCGCTCAATTATAAATCACAAATACTAagcataatttttaaaaatcacaactcaacacaatatataaataatactcAAAATTTGATTCATAATAACTTTTacatcaataataatataaataaacgtttacattttcattataaatttaatatcaaagtctcaataatataagtttttgtgtttttttatgtGAACAAATACAAGGCTATTTCCACTATTAatagtaaaaattatttatattttcatttatttaaataactagATATCATTATTTTGTGATTCGATcttaaaagtacttttaaatttGGAGAGGATTAAAGCAATCAAGTACTTCTATAACTTCTTAATGATTTGGCTAAATATATATTGCAATGatactaatatataaataataaaagttactATATTGGTCaaaagaatatttatcaaaatagttaattttgaaataataatctaattttaaataaagatgGAATGATCATTAAATTGATAATTCTGCTTCACAACAATAACGgagaatataataaaaatacaattcaaATTAAGCAAAGTACAAATAAATACGTATAAAAAGGGAAAGGCAAAAGGAATTGCAAATGGATTCCAAACAAAATATGTGAAAAACACAGAAAGCAAACATTATAAAAtcatactttattttaatttatcaaccaacaataataaatataattctaaattcgtactcataaatataatttatcgtTGTCATTATATATGACTTACACGTAATTATTATCAACACAATTAATAAGCATAAATCACAACTAGTAAATATGACTTTAAAATCCTAACTAAacacaacataaaaaaaatacttgaaaattttagtttataaatatattttaaaccgTAAAATTAAGACCAACCCTAAAAAAATGCATGGCATACTCTCTCACATATGTTAATCGAAAATTTAGTGTCTTCATTCATTATTAATGATCtgatctttaaaatatttttaattttaaaaaatcgaaAAACAATCTACCATTTGAAAACATTCTAATAATAGACTAAAtataaatttctatataatattaatatataaatacttaCTATATTGGtcaattgtttttatatttatatcaaaataagtaaattttgaatattacaAGTAAAAATTAGTGTGGCCATGAAAATAGATTATCCAGGAGAATCCCAGAATAGAGATGcaatcaaattcaaataaaccAAACGTACatataaaagggaaaagggAAAAGGCAAAAAGgaattttatttgttcaaaaaagagaaagaaggaatgAGGGATGACGATCTTCCCATATCAACGCCAACAGCACCTTCATCGTCGTTCACGACTTCGAAGAAGGAAACTTCCTATTTTGCCATTTTCGGTAGAGGTCGTTATAAGTTTTGGGCCTTTGCCGCTATCTCATTGTTAGCTTTGTGGTCTATGTTCACCGGAACTGTTACCCTCCGTTGGTCCGCCGGTAACCTCAACGCCATATCCGATGACATCGACATTCCCCTCCCCGAAGATCTTGACGTTCTCGTCCGTACATTTCCCATTTTCAaaccttttgtttttttaatttatgtcgTCCTATTGGAAATGCTGGGGCTAGTTTGGAATTGAGTGATTGGATTACGTACTTAttaataaattgatatttttcattGGTT harbors:
- the LOC101254048 gene encoding transcription initiation factor IIB, whose translation is MRCPYCSAEQGRCTSSTSGRPITECTSCGRVVEERLTQSHHLFHTRAQDSPLCLATSDLPTLPISATNDDEDPFEPTGFITTFSTWSLEPYPVFAQSSISFAGHLAELERVLEMTSTSSSSSSSSVVVENLRAYLQIIDVASILRLDSDISDHAFQLFRDCSSATCLRNRSVEALATAALVHAIREAQEPRTLQEISVAANLPQKEIGKYIKILGEALQLSQPINSNSISVHMPRFCTLLQLNKSAQELATHIGEVIINKCFCTRRNPISISAAAIYLACQLEDKRKTQAEICKVTGLTEVTLRKVYKELLENWDDLLPSSYKPVVPPEKAFPSATIATGRSSTPRVDIVEGTSSERDKPVKPVDSLDISPQIRGKEDSDSKDNINTTQLSWPPPFWKPQAPAEGGVKSATDKSQNATEEMEIDL